GCACGCATTTCTTCTCCGTCTTATAGGCGATGGCTCCTTCCGCCGCTGGAGTTACCCCAATCCGTGCGACGCCCACGGTAGTACCGGAACCACCTGCACCGACCTGGGTTCGGGAGAGCAATCTGCACTGGTACCATCGGTGGATAATCCGGGTGCTACAGGCCGGTCCGATACCGACGCACGTCGCGTTCATCATGGACGGTAACCGACGGTTCGCgcggaaaacaaacattgccAAAGCGGAGGGTCATTCGGCCGGGTTCGAGAAACTGTCTGAAACGCTGCAGTGGTGCCTGGAGGTGGGCATCAGCGAGGTGACGGTGTACGCATTCAGTATCGAAAACTTCAAGCGTACACAGGAAGAGGTGGACACGTTGATGAATCTTGCTCGGGAGAAATTCCAACGGCTGCTGGCGGAACGGGACAAGCTGCACGAGCGAGGCATATGCATTCGGATCATCGGTAACTGGGATCTGCTGGAACCGGACATACGACGTAGCATCGCGGAAGCGGTACTGCTCACACGCCACAACCGTAACGCCATCCTGAATGTGGCGTTCGCGTACACGTCTCGGGACGAGATAACACATTCCATCCGTACCGTCGCGCAGGCAGTTGGGGATAGGCAGCTCGAACCGGACGACGTCACCGAGGAGCTGCTCACCCGCTGCCTGTACACAAAGTATTCGGCTGAGCCGGATCTGTTGGTACGCACGTCCGGTGAGGTGCGTCTAAGTGATTTCCTGCTCTGGCAGTCGGCCACCACCGTGATGTACTTTACCGAAACGCTGTGGCCCGAGTTTACCATCTGGCATCTGCTCGGTGCGGTGTTCTACTATCAACGGGTACGTTGGCAAATGTTGGACGTGCGAAAAGCGTTGGACCAATACACACACGACGGTGGTGTAGAATTCTGCGGCAAGCGAAACGAACGTATCGACCGGTTTTTGGAGTATGTGGAGCGGCAGGAGGAGCATCAGCTGGTGCGACTGGTACGGGGGACGGGTATAAAATAAAGTCGATCAGGAAGTTAGTGTAAAGGTGCGGAATTATATGTTAAAacgattgttttccttttccactaGGGTGTTATGTTATATAAATCGGAACAAAATGCTAGAACAATGCCAATCGCACCCCAAAACATACTACAAGTCGTTGAGAGTTTTATTTTAGCGTACTTTCATATATCCTCTCTTTCGATTTCCCTTCTAGTGTTATTATAAATTCCGTGTTCTCGAtgatgcttttttgtgtggctGAAATCAGTATTTACAATCAGTGTTTAACGCCTCCGTCATGAGATGAGCGTGAATTCTTctgtttgtatatttattgtttgcctGTTGTAATCTCATTTTAAAGGACGTTCGTAGTTTTTCTACTGCAAGCTCAACTCTTGCACATTTTCTTTTGACACCGCCGTTCGCTTACTACACACAAATccgaacacacacaaaacgcaaaGAAAATGAGTATGAAAGGAACTAGGGGGATCGATCAAGATCCTTTTTGGGCGCTACGCATGCTTCTATTAGAAAGTCGCGTACCGAGCATGCCGTACGGGTCTGATCGTACGATAAACGCTGTCGCCCTTGTGCGAGTTCGCATTGGACGTGGGAAACACGTGGACGTCCCGTGTATGTCCAGCCATACAttcatgatttttgttttaatttatttcgtcTTTTCTTTCGATGTTATTCTACAGTGACGTACACTGCATTCGTTACGCGAGTTAATATATTTCGGATTGAAGGTAACAAGTTCACACGTAGAATTCCAAACTGTAACTggtttcttatttattattctgTCTGTTGTTAGTACAAAAGGTTTATGATAATCCGTATAAATCAAAACGTCATCCGACGACAgtatgtttttgaatttttgaaaacattaGTTTTCTCATTTGGACAaggtaattttctttttcgataACTTGTTTTCATCGCCCCGCAAAATTTTTGTCAGAGGTTTGGCTATTCttgtgaagtttttttttacaaacctGCGAAAGTATCCCACCATTTTAAAAAAGCTACTGAAAGTTACTGTTATGCACACGCTGACCGCTGCGCAACATGTCGTTGGGGTCGCTCGCAACGCGCAACATCCCTTGGATAACCGGTGTCAGCTGTACCGCGTATTAACCAAGATCCGAACCGGTCCGAAGTTTAACGTATTTCAGTGCTGTAGTAAGCTGATAAGCTTAGTTTAAATGGCATACATTATCCACGCATAAAGGAGTGTAATGCTTGCTTTAAAATTGCGTATGTATTGGGGGTATGTATATTGTTTGCAAGTGTGTTATAATAAGAGCAAGTATCTCGTTTATTCTTGCGTAATATGAGAGTAGTTCTTTCACTCTTTTCTTTTCGCATTGCAGTAAGCTCTAAAGCTAACGTGAATAAATCCCTTTTATCGCCGCAATGCAAAAGTAGGGGttctttaatttcattccaaaCTCAAAAATGTTTGCTACGTTGGTTTCGGTAGTCAATGCTCCTCTTTTCCTACTTACCACGTGTCCGGATTGATGTTCTGTTTCTTCGGGACAGCAGCTGAGCAGCTTGAAGAGGCTTGTCCGTTGAGGTATTCGGGGTCTCAGCAAACAATCGGATGCAGTGAGCAGTGTCCCCGCTTTGTGCTAATATTTAGTTGCTCCTTCGACTACTGGAGAGATAATTTTTTGTATCTTT
The Anopheles moucheti chromosome 2, idAnoMoucSN_F20_07, whole genome shotgun sequence genome window above contains:
- the LOC128296872 gene encoding dehydrodolichyl diphosphate synthase complex subunit DHDDS-like, which translates into the protein MAPSAAGVTPIRATPTVVPEPPAPTWVRESNLHWYHRWIIRVLQAGPIPTHVAFIMDGNRRFARKTNIAKAEGHSAGFEKLSETLQWCLEVGISEVTVYAFSIENFKRTQEEVDTLMNLAREKFQRLLAERDKLHERGICIRIIGNWDLLEPDIRRSIAEAVLLTRHNRNAILNVAFAYTSRDEITHSIRTVAQAVGDRQLEPDDVTEELLTRCLYTKYSAEPDLLVRTSGEVRLSDFLLWQSATTVMYFTETLWPEFTIWHLLGAVFYYQRVRWQMLDVRKALDQYTHDGGVEFCGKRNERIDRFLEYVERQEEHQLVRLVRGTGIK